Proteins encoded together in one uncultured Desulfosarcina sp. window:
- a CDS encoding ATP-binding protein, which produces MKNEEITNDAPAVGQGIPDEKEAEQSFKGSETWYRQFIENQPVGMFRTSVKGNGKFVMANSALAKLLGYPSVASLLKAPVIDIYHQPWIREQMLIKLIKEDRISGLELEGKKRDGSPLFMNMALQLIRDSQGNPFQIDGTIEDITARKQTESALIKRERLHREAQRIARLGHWEFVPDSKKPVWSEEMFRIFEFDKKQFDGSLESFFERVHPGDRKKVEDSIAAAMGKGTAIDHVHRILLPDERIKYIHAIGHIEYNENNQPIRIIGTCQDVTQLKETEIEKEETKRRLLQAQKLEAIGTLAGGIAHDFNNILTSMIGFTQLSLRDLPPDSPIAGRLEVVLQGGMRARDLINNILAFSKTSEQEFRPVQVSILIKEVIKFLRASIPTNIEIHEEIASSCGRILADRVQIHQIVMNLCTNAYQAIGDKGGRITISLKEVEIGPSDFHPGFAIAPGDYIHLGISDTGYGMDNVTIDKVFDPYFTTKNRSEGTGLGLSVVHGLVKRHGGQIFIRSEPDHGTAFHVFLPRIAS; this is translated from the coding sequence ATGAAAAATGAAGAAATAACAAATGATGCACCGGCTGTCGGACAGGGCATCCCTGATGAAAAGGAAGCTGAGCAATCCTTTAAGGGGAGCGAAACCTGGTATCGCCAGTTTATTGAGAACCAGCCTGTGGGCATGTTCAGAACAAGTGTAAAAGGTAACGGCAAATTTGTTATGGCCAATTCCGCTTTGGCAAAATTGCTAGGCTATCCATCCGTTGCGTCTTTGTTAAAGGCGCCAGTCATTGACATTTACCATCAGCCCTGGATCCGGGAACAGATGCTGATCAAACTGATCAAAGAGGATCGGATTTCCGGTCTGGAACTGGAAGGTAAAAAACGCGACGGTTCGCCGCTGTTTATGAACATGGCGCTGCAGTTGATTCGGGACAGTCAAGGGAACCCATTTCAGATTGACGGTACGATTGAAGATATAACTGCACGTAAACAGACCGAATCAGCCTTAATAAAGAGAGAACGATTGCATCGGGAAGCCCAGCGAATCGCTAGACTGGGTCATTGGGAGTTCGTACCTGACAGTAAAAAGCCCGTCTGGTCGGAGGAAATGTTCAGGATTTTTGAGTTCGATAAAAAGCAATTCGATGGATCTTTGGAATCCTTTTTTGAACGTGTCCACCCGGGGGACAGAAAAAAGGTTGAGGATTCGATTGCCGCTGCCATGGGAAAGGGTACCGCGATCGATCATGTCCATCGAATTCTGCTGCCGGATGAAAGAATCAAGTATATTCATGCAATAGGCCATATCGAATATAATGAAAATAACCAACCGATCCGGATAATTGGAACCTGTCAGGATGTCACGCAACTCAAAGAGACAGAAATCGAAAAGGAAGAAACAAAACGCCGGCTTCTCCAAGCCCAGAAGCTGGAGGCGATCGGGACTTTGGCAGGTGGAATCGCCCATGATTTCAATAATATCTTAACTTCCATGATTGGATTTACGCAACTTAGTTTAAGAGATCTGCCGCCCGACAGCCCCATCGCAGGAAGGCTTGAAGTGGTGTTGCAAGGAGGAATGAGGGCTCGAGACCTTATCAACAATATTCTTGCGTTCAGCAAAACGTCTGAACAGGAATTCAGGCCAGTCCAGGTAAGCATTCTCATCAAGGAAGTCATCAAATTCCTTCGGGCGTCGATTCCCACAAATATAGAGATCCATGAGGAAATCGCCTCTTCATGCGGCCGCATCCTGGCCGATCGGGTTCAAATTCATCAGATTGTGATGAACCTTTGTACGAACGCATACCAGGCGATTGGAGACAAAGGGGGGAGAATAACCATTTCCCTGAAGGAGGTTGAAATCGGACCGAGCGATTTTCATCCTGGGTTCGCCATTGCCCCCGGGGACTATATTCATCTGGGGATTAGCGATACGGGCTATGGGATGGACAATGTGACGATAGATAAGGTTTTCGATCCCTATTTTACAACGAAAAACAGAAGCGAGGGAACCGGTCTGGGGTTGTCTGTCGTTCACGGTCTTGTAAAAAGGCACGGCGGGCAAATTTTTATCCGCAGCGAACCCGATCATGGAACCGCATTTCATGTTTTTCTGCCCCGTATAGCATCTTAG
- a CDS encoding methyl-accepting chemotaxis protein, whose amino-acid sequence MKINLHSISSKLILGGVTAVLVPLIIVGYLSFSKAKTALMDLSKHQASGIASDLARMTKSILDSEMTKAASMASQKRVIDLAESVKTYGVDAAADQVEGVFNAIKNQFSRMGSQYQGVFIADVNGNIYNGVLENGSVYKGIDISNSDYFPRAKQSSGAVISEMTVSKATGKPVAIACAAIKSKNGEFLGALGTVIKAEYFTDLIANRKVGETGYGFMTAGDGLCIAHPKSDNILKTNFNNIKEMNVIMKRMQAGEAGVEEYVFQGTPKIAGFAPVGVNGWSIGATQDAAEFLAASNAIRNANIVIAVVAGLIVAVLVFFSARAIVKPINAAVAGLKDIAQGEGDLTMRLEATTKDEVGELARWFNTFIEKLQGIIKDIAGGVETLSSSSTELSAISEQMTQGIQNVTDKSNTVSAAAEEMSANMNNVAAAMEQSATNTNMVATASEEMSATIGEIAQNAEKARGISDEAAHKASTASNNMDQLGNAANSIGKVIETITDISEQVNLLALNATIEAARAGEAGKGFAVVANEIKELAKQTAEATQDIKDKIEGIQGTTSTTVGQIAEITQVINDVNDVVANIATAVEQQSAATREIATNVAQASQGIQEVNENVNQSSTVAGEISGDIAGVSVSMDEMSTSSSQVNLSAQELSKLAESLKGMVEQFKV is encoded by the coding sequence ATGAAAATCAATCTGCATTCCATCTCTTCCAAACTGATTCTCGGCGGTGTCACGGCGGTGCTGGTCCCCCTGATTATCGTGGGCTATTTATCATTCTCAAAAGCGAAGACCGCGCTCATGGATCTATCCAAACATCAGGCCTCGGGCATCGCATCGGATCTGGCGCGTATGACAAAAAGCATATTGGATTCCGAAATGACCAAAGCTGCGTCCATGGCCTCCCAGAAACGGGTCATCGATCTGGCCGAATCCGTAAAAACATACGGTGTTGATGCTGCCGCAGATCAGGTGGAGGGTGTCTTCAATGCCATCAAAAATCAGTTCTCAAGGATGGGAAGCCAGTACCAGGGCGTTTTCATCGCCGATGTCAACGGCAACATCTATAACGGCGTGCTGGAGAACGGCAGCGTATACAAGGGAATCGATATTTCCAACAGTGATTATTTCCCAAGAGCCAAACAGAGCAGCGGTGCCGTAATCAGTGAAATGACGGTTTCCAAGGCCACCGGTAAACCAGTTGCCATAGCTTGTGCAGCCATCAAATCGAAGAATGGAGAGTTTTTAGGCGCTTTGGGTACAGTTATCAAGGCCGAGTATTTTACCGATCTGATCGCCAATCGAAAAGTCGGAGAAACTGGCTATGGTTTCATGACCGCCGGAGACGGTCTGTGCATTGCCCATCCAAAATCCGACAATATACTAAAGACCAATTTCAACAACATTAAAGAAATGAACGTGATAATGAAGCGCATGCAGGCCGGCGAAGCCGGTGTAGAGGAATATGTGTTCCAGGGTACGCCAAAAATTGCCGGGTTTGCCCCGGTGGGCGTCAACGGCTGGTCTATCGGTGCCACCCAGGATGCTGCGGAGTTTCTGGCCGCCTCCAACGCCATCCGCAACGCCAATATCGTCATTGCGGTTGTGGCCGGCCTGATCGTCGCCGTCCTCGTTTTCTTCTCCGCCCGGGCCATCGTCAAACCCATCAATGCCGCCGTTGCCGGTCTCAAGGACATCGCCCAGGGTGAAGGCGACCTTACCATGCGCCTGGAGGCCACGACCAAGGACGAAGTCGGCGAACTGGCCCGCTGGTTTAACACTTTCATCGAGAAACTCCAGGGCATCATCAAGGATATCGCCGGCGGGGTCGAAACCCTCTCCTCCTCCTCCACCGAGCTGTCCGCCATCTCCGAGCAGATGACCCAGGGCATCCAGAATGTCACCGACAAGTCCAACACCGTCTCGGCCGCGGCTGAGGAGATGAGCGCCAACATGAACAATGTGGCCGCCGCCATGGAACAGTCCGCCACCAACACCAACATGGTGGCCACCGCCTCGGAAGAGATGTCCGCTACCATCGGCGAAATCGCCCAGAACGCCGAAAAAGCACGCGGCATTTCCGACGAAGCGGCCCATAAGGCCTCCACTGCCTCCAACAATATGGACCAGTTGGGCAACGCCGCCAACTCCATTGGCAAAGTGATCGAGACCATCACGGACATCAGCGAGCAGGTCAACCTGCTGGCCCTCAACGCCACCATCGAGGCGGCCCGGGCCGGCGAGGCCGGCAAGGGCTTTGCCGTGGTGGCCAACGAGATCAAGGAACTGGCCAAGCAGACTGCCGAGGCCACCCAGGATATCAAGGACAAGATCGAAGGCATCCAGGGAACCACATCGACTACCGTGGGCCAGATTGCCGAAATCACCCAGGTGATCAACGATGTCAACGACGTAGTGGCCAACATCGCCACGGCCGTGGAACAGCAGTCGGCGGCCACCAGGGAGATTGCCACCAACGTGGCCCAGGCCTCCCAGGGCATCCAGGAGGTCAACGAAAACGTCAACCAGAGTTCCACGGTGGCCGGTGAGATTTCCGGGGACATTGCCGGCGTGAGTGTTTCTATGGACGAGATGTCCACCAGCAGCAGCCAGGTCAACCTCAGCGCTCAAGAACTGTCCAAACTGGCGGAAAGCCTCAAGGGGATGGTGGAACAGTTCAAGGTTTAA
- a CDS encoding PAS domain-containing protein, with protein MMSVSPDKPAAQGKEILRSKHILEGTPIPTFVVDATCKLTHWNRACQSLTGFGPEDLVGTDRYREVFYPERREVLADLIVKGTSDSELAARYDGKCRHSSLIRGGYEGEDFFPNFGKNGKWLFFTAAPIKDEKGRIIGAIETLQDLTALRAAEQALDTREIHYRHLFECANDAILLLKNGSISICNQKALDLFQRTRKEMVGISPLEISPAVQPDGQLSKEAVEKVIATALNSAPIVDEWRFLRKDGSYLDTEVSLTRFKVGNTLQAMAIVRDITDRKKMIDALEVRERELDEKRRYLEKVNLALKAALDHREVEKRAVEEHLLVNLKRFVFPYIDELNKCNIDADARAYANIIDTNLNEVVSHQSTNVFAKYIDFTPAEIRIADLIREGKNTKEIAESLRLAPSSVKWHRRNIRKKLGLTNNRLNLYTYLNTLAE; from the coding sequence ATGATGTCGGTATCTCCGGATAAACCAGCGGCTCAGGGAAAAGAGATCCTGCGTTCGAAACATATCCTGGAAGGGACTCCCATTCCTACCTTTGTGGTAGACGCAACATGCAAGCTGACCCACTGGAATCGGGCTTGTCAATCGTTGACCGGTTTCGGACCGGAGGATTTGGTCGGTACGGACAGGTATCGGGAAGTCTTCTATCCCGAACGTCGCGAGGTGTTGGCCGACCTCATCGTCAAGGGCACCAGTGACTCAGAACTGGCAGCGCGCTACGATGGTAAATGCAGGCACTCTTCCCTGATTCGGGGCGGGTATGAAGGCGAAGATTTTTTCCCCAACTTCGGGAAGAACGGCAAGTGGCTTTTTTTTACCGCCGCACCGATCAAGGATGAAAAGGGAAGGATCATTGGCGCGATCGAAACCCTCCAGGATCTCACCGCATTGCGGGCGGCCGAGCAGGCGTTGGATACCCGCGAAATCCATTATCGCCACCTGTTCGAATGCGCCAATGACGCAATTCTTCTCCTGAAAAACGGTTCTATTTCGATTTGCAACCAGAAAGCCCTGGATCTTTTCCAGCGTACCCGCAAGGAGATGGTCGGAATTTCACCCCTGGAGATTTCCCCGGCCGTTCAACCTGATGGCCAATTGTCAAAAGAAGCCGTCGAAAAAGTAATTGCCACTGCATTGAACAGTGCGCCCATTGTTGACGAATGGCGTTTTCTCAGAAAGGATGGTTCCTACCTCGATACCGAAGTCAGCCTTACCCGCTTCAAGGTGGGCAATACGCTTCAGGCAATGGCCATCGTGCGGGATATCACCGACCGGAAGAAAATGATCGATGCCCTCGAGGTCCGAGAGAGAGAACTGGACGAAAAGCGTCGCTACCTTGAGAAAGTCAACCTGGCATTGAAAGCCGCCCTGGATCATCGCGAGGTCGAAAAACGGGCTGTGGAAGAGCACCTTCTGGTGAATTTGAAACGGTTTGTTTTCCCTTATATCGACGAATTGAACAAATGTAATATCGACGCAGATGCAAGGGCCTATGCGAACATCATCGACACCAACCTGAACGAAGTCGTTTCCCATCAGTCTACAAACGTTTTTGCCAAATACATCGATTTCACTCCCGCCGAAATTCGCATTGCCGATTTGATCCGTGAGGGCAAGAATACCAAAGAGATTGCGGAATCGCTGAGACTGGCTCCGAGTTCGGTGAAATGGCATCGCAGAAACATTCGTAAAAAATTGGGCCTGACAAACAACCGATTGAATCTTTATACTTATTTGAACACCTTAGCCGAGTAA